Proteins co-encoded in one Spirosoma endbachense genomic window:
- a CDS encoding putative Ig domain-containing protein, which produces MGQAYQLNLNNYFSDTDGQTLIYSATGLPSGLSVSGSFISGTPSTTGVNNVQVTALDPGGLSAQTSFQLTVNPMPSTPAGFTIVGVSTVSCDMLSAGLKRVTFTPQYGGVDSSPISFSVVNEMPATPNPSPYSLNLYTDNPSITLVAKRGDTRWPAMSTTG; this is translated from the coding sequence GTGGGTCAAGCTTATCAACTGAATCTCAATAACTACTTCTCGGATACCGATGGGCAAACGCTAATCTATTCCGCGACGGGTTTACCCAGTGGACTCTCGGTCAGCGGCAGCTTCATCAGCGGTACACCTTCGACTACTGGTGTCAACAATGTTCAGGTAACGGCGCTGGATCCGGGTGGTTTGTCCGCCCAAACCAGTTTCCAGTTGACGGTCAATCCGATGCCTTCGACGCCCGCCGGCTTTACCATTGTGGGTGTTTCGACGGTAAGCTGTGACATGCTCAGCGCAGGGCTGAAACGAGTGACCTTTACGCCCCAGTACGGAGGAGTGGACAGTTCACCTATTAGTTTCTCGGTCGTCAATGAGATGCCAGCTACCCCCAATCCGAGTCCCTATAGCCTGAATCTGTACACCGACAATCCGAGTATCACCCTGGTGGCTAAACGGGGTGATACTCGGTGGCCAGCTATGTCTACAACTGGTTAG
- a CDS encoding TonB-dependent receptor, translating into MKQFKYLISRLPICVFLLLPFLLSLHSAYAETHASEAGRGAIRGTVQTADDKPAGFVNVTIKGLNKGSVTNENGEYLIKNVPEGAQTVVVQFVGYSPVELTVDVVANKTTIAPTINLNEDSKVLEEVLVRGNQNKFAAKESDYVARLPIRNLENPQVYTAVNKELISDQVVTDFKDALRNVPGVAPNNNPAGGTGATIRGFTATTTIRNGMAVQIYQSDVINLERVEVIKGPSGTLFGSSLISFGGLINQVTKKPFETFKGEVSYTAGSYELSRFTADINTPLNTDKTVLFRVNAAAHSEGSFQNFGHNRRFTVTPSLSYKVDDRLSFLFDAELNSTNRSTVAYYQTLNRTSYRNFKDIPISVSTSLGGENIDADLTSLNYSAGAKYILNKQWTSQTTVAIGTNRIEHSNQIYPNWTSDTTFNRNISNYGPRIFTSINAQQNFVGNFQMGSIRHRLLAGVDLYTFSSQLRFTDVGTYDVINTKRPIPGINLEKVNALIATKTNSNNETKLSTYSAYASDVINLTQNLIVMLSLRVDRFVNNPTITNGVAGTNNYQQTALSPKFGFVYQLVPEQLSFFGNYMNGFQNVAPVVQPDGTTSVFKPLNANQWEVGVKAEIVNRKMSGSISYYDIAISNATRVENSFVLQDGSQKSKGYEIELIANPVRGLNIIAGYSKNENKVVKAADFVGNFVAQSPTNFGNLWVTYKFSGKALRNLGLGIGGNHVSYCYFDAANLITIPGYTLLNASVFFDQPKWRITLKGNNLTNEAYYSNWALPQPLKQLSGSLTFKF; encoded by the coding sequence ATGAAACAGTTTAAGTACCTAATCAGTAGGTTACCCATTTGTGTTTTTCTACTCCTACCGTTTCTTCTGTCGCTTCACAGCGCTTACGCTGAAACGCACGCTTCAGAAGCAGGCAGGGGGGCCATTAGAGGAACTGTTCAAACCGCAGACGACAAGCCTGCGGGATTCGTAAACGTTACCATCAAAGGGCTAAATAAAGGCTCGGTAACGAATGAAAACGGTGAATATCTGATAAAAAACGTACCAGAAGGCGCACAAACGGTGGTGGTTCAGTTTGTTGGCTATTCACCGGTGGAACTGACTGTGGATGTGGTCGCTAATAAAACGACCATTGCGCCTACGATTAACCTGAATGAAGATTCGAAAGTGTTAGAGGAAGTATTGGTCAGGGGAAATCAGAATAAATTTGCGGCTAAAGAATCGGATTACGTAGCAAGGCTACCCATCAGGAACCTCGAAAATCCGCAGGTCTACACGGCAGTCAACAAGGAGCTGATTAGCGACCAGGTAGTTACTGATTTTAAAGATGCGTTACGAAATGTTCCCGGCGTAGCGCCCAACAACAACCCGGCGGGTGGAACGGGCGCTACCATCCGTGGATTTACGGCAACCACAACCATTCGTAATGGGATGGCCGTTCAGATTTACCAGTCGGATGTTATCAATCTGGAGCGGGTTGAGGTCATCAAAGGGCCATCTGGTACGTTGTTTGGTTCCAGTTTGATAAGTTTTGGGGGCTTGATCAATCAGGTCACTAAAAAACCGTTCGAAACCTTCAAAGGCGAGGTATCCTATACAGCAGGAAGCTACGAACTGAGCCGATTTACAGCCGATATAAACACGCCGTTAAACACAGATAAAACGGTTTTATTCCGGGTGAATGCCGCTGCACATTCAGAAGGCTCTTTCCAGAATTTTGGTCATAATCGTCGCTTCACGGTTACGCCCAGCCTGTCGTATAAAGTCGATGATCGGCTATCGTTTTTATTCGATGCGGAACTGAATTCGACGAATCGGTCGACGGTGGCGTATTACCAGACCTTGAACCGGACATCCTATCGCAATTTCAAGGATATTCCCATTAGCGTCAGTACATCGTTGGGGGGTGAAAATATTGATGCCGACCTGACGTCATTGAACTACTCGGCTGGCGCAAAATACATCCTTAATAAACAATGGACGTCGCAAACCACGGTAGCCATTGGTACGAACCGGATTGAACACAGCAATCAGATTTACCCAAACTGGACCAGCGACACAACCTTTAACCGAAATATATCCAACTATGGACCACGGATTTTTACATCAATTAATGCGCAGCAAAACTTTGTAGGCAATTTTCAGATGGGTAGTATCCGGCATCGTTTGTTGGCAGGCGTCGATTTATACACGTTTTCGAGCCAGCTACGATTCACGGACGTAGGCACTTACGATGTCATCAATACAAAGCGCCCGATTCCCGGCATCAATCTGGAAAAGGTAAACGCCTTAATCGCGACTAAAACCAATTCGAATAACGAGACGAAGCTTAGTACCTACAGCGCCTATGCATCCGATGTGATCAATCTGACGCAGAATCTGATTGTGATGCTGAGCCTGCGGGTTGACCGTTTTGTGAACAATCCGACCATTACCAACGGAGTTGCTGGCACCAACAACTACCAGCAAACAGCGCTCTCGCCCAAATTTGGGTTTGTCTATCAGCTTGTGCCCGAGCAGTTGTCCTTCTTTGGCAATTACATGAATGGATTCCAGAACGTAGCGCCTGTGGTGCAGCCCGATGGCACTACGTCGGTTTTCAAACCACTCAATGCCAATCAATGGGAGGTGGGCGTAAAAGCAGAAATCGTCAATCGGAAGATGAGCGGAAGCATTAGTTATTATGATATTGCCATTAGCAATGCTACCCGTGTCGAAAATAGTTTCGTCCTCCAGGATGGCTCTCAGAAAAGTAAAGGCTACGAAATCGAATTGATTGCCAACCCGGTAAGGGGCCTCAATATCATAGCTGGCTATTCTAAGAATGAAAATAAGGTCGTTAAAGCAGCCGATTTCGTAGGCAATTTTGTGGCGCAGTCACCCACAAATTTCGGTAATCTCTGGGTGACGTATAAGTTCTCCGGCAAAGCACTGCGTAACCTCGGCTTGGGAATCGGCGGCAATCACGTGTCCTACTGCTATTTCGACGCGGCAAACCTAATTACCATTCCTGGCTATACGCTGCTCAACGCGTCGGTATTCTTCGACCAACCGAAGTGGCGAATTACGCTCAAAGGCAATAACCTGACCAATGAAGCCTATTATTCGAACTGGGCTTTGCCGCAACCCCTGAAACAATTGTCGGGCTCACTGACATTCAAGTTCTAG
- a CDS encoding HNH endonuclease signature motif containing protein encodes MGKTNFGRFRKDDLTQLASFTRIRDRLFKLRGRKCERCEWAEVNPYNGFIPVQIDHIDGDRSNNALDNLIILCPNCHSLTEKFMFYGAKRK; translated from the coding sequence ATGGGTAAGACTAATTTTGGTAGGTTTCGAAAAGATGACCTTACTCAACTTGCTAGTTTTACCAGAATACGGGATCGATTATTTAAATTAAGAGGTCGTAAATGTGAAAGGTGTGAATGGGCGGAAGTTAATCCTTACAACGGCTTCATTCCAGTTCAGATTGATCACATTGACGGAGATAGAAGTAACAATGCTCTTGATAATTTGATCATACTCTGTCCAAATTGTCATAGCTTGACTGAGAAGTTTATGTTTTATGGAGCGAAACGAAAATAA
- a CDS encoding PepSY-associated TM helix domain-containing protein translates to MARQSTEKPKRSLFRRINEWLHLWLGLASGIVVFVVCLSACFWVFRYEVWYFTETYQRVEPQNRPFLAPSLLLKKAQTFAQKAEGKSVTLMGITYGGPNKSAFASYKPAEGKFYSIFLNPYTGEIIHHKKGPSKAEAFFIFARSGHRFFFLPPKIGSPIVGSACIIFVILMITGLIWWYPKKWTKSTREKSFTINWKANWKRVNLDLHNVLGFYALLVCLALTISGIVYSFSWFDNGYYWLLTGKTQTGHHGLSDEHPFSDTTITTRTYSQPEDILWQLIRREHPGNFGRLSLSFPEEAKDPFEVTINPEDGTIYKTFTRFFDQKTLKELPSDESRRYEELSAGEKLYRMNFDIHVGQIWGLPTRILAFFVSLIGASLPVTGFIIWWFRGKKSKKTPKSSGKEANVYLRQ, encoded by the coding sequence ATGGCCCGGCAATCGACGGAAAAACCAAAACGTTCTCTTTTTAGGCGGATTAACGAATGGCTCCATTTATGGCTGGGGCTAGCGTCGGGCATCGTCGTCTTTGTGGTATGTCTGAGCGCCTGTTTTTGGGTGTTTCGATACGAAGTCTGGTATTTTACGGAAACGTATCAGCGGGTTGAGCCTCAAAATCGTCCGTTTCTGGCCCCCTCCCTATTGCTAAAAAAAGCCCAGACATTTGCGCAAAAAGCCGAAGGAAAGTCCGTTACGCTGATGGGTATTACATACGGAGGGCCGAATAAATCAGCTTTCGCCAGCTACAAACCCGCCGAAGGTAAATTCTATTCCATTTTCTTGAATCCGTATACGGGTGAAATAATTCACCATAAGAAAGGGCCCTCGAAAGCCGAAGCATTTTTCATTTTTGCCCGAAGCGGGCATCGCTTCTTCTTCCTGCCGCCAAAAATCGGCAGCCCGATCGTTGGAAGTGCGTGTATCATTTTTGTCATTCTGATGATTACGGGGCTCATTTGGTGGTATCCGAAAAAATGGACGAAATCGACCCGCGAAAAAAGCTTTACCATCAACTGGAAGGCGAACTGGAAGCGGGTTAATCTGGACTTACATAACGTACTGGGATTCTATGCGTTGCTGGTCTGCCTGGCCTTAACGATTTCGGGGATTGTCTATAGTTTTAGCTGGTTCGACAACGGGTACTATTGGTTGTTAACGGGCAAAACCCAGACCGGTCATCATGGTCTATCGGACGAACACCCCTTCTCCGACACCACCATAACCACTCGCACGTATTCGCAACCGGAAGATATACTATGGCAATTGATTCGCCGGGAGCATCCGGGCAATTTCGGTCGGTTGAGCCTATCCTTTCCTGAAGAGGCCAAAGACCCTTTCGAGGTGACTATTAATCCGGAAGACGGCACCATTTATAAAACGTTCACCCGCTTTTTTGATCAGAAGACCCTAAAAGAATTACCATCGGATGAATCACGACGGTATGAAGAACTATCTGCTGGGGAAAAGCTTTACCGGATGAATTTTGATATTCACGTTGGCCAGATTTGGGGTTTACCCACGCGAATTCTGGCATTTTTCGTCAGTTTGATCGGTGCCAGTTTACCGGTGACCGGCTTTATTATCTGGTGGTTCCGGGGAAAGAAATCAAAAAAGACTCCCAAATCTTCCGGAAAAGAGGCCAATGTGTACCTACGGCAGTAG
- a CDS encoding alpha-amylase family glycosyl hydrolase produces the protein MSLSVTIHYKNVQQFAEPHLWVWYTGSNSPDQFAPTGMDSFGHIFTADVKRPTFFFKFKDGVGTEGPWESDSLSRSFRQLEGEPTVTTFITEVWCRGDKAFVYPVLPREAESIPASSFLATVKPKPGIAFSDTGGKSGLGATLLVGEGTLFGFYHPNAARVYVMGSFNEWQRPGHDNPDPNKFCELRLYEGYFGTPNLWLGVIPEAKAGDEYKFCVQGGVASDEKGRFQQYFSDPYTRQLGPNFSTNNSVIVDPTQFEWTDGDWETPDKANLIIYELSVFGFTEGDPGINQPGKFAGITERIEGGYFNDLGITALSLMPLAEFPTPQGDRTLGYNSSLFCAVERDFGSPDDLRTLVNSAHSRGLAIILDQVFNHTDNAFNPLWRMILEHPNEEFDHDEGGLYFNGSTRWGNRIATEKLDVQNLLIDTCKLLLKEYHVDGFRFDATNTQYMDHGFLYRLAPELTAIKPSVILVVENLPNQSDLNRSGFDGFMQWADPFHDKLKALLREGTFDNSNFYNTDKLADIFFFCKSLYATHTNNVINYVESHDETSVAYEVSTNPLLNNSATKDRKGRLGLFATMVALGQPMLYMGGEFNVERDRNIVSFSWPADGPDSNGFFRWARRLIRLRRRYPSLKLTGDRLTADGRFGWILGPWLDNRHGQNKRLLGWRLQPNSSAHERMVILLNFENHSVNVDIELGRAGRWVKLADLDTVNDISPEGTNSSHESSTLQSNDGRFLNFSLPSSSGFIYKWEP, from the coding sequence ATGAGCTTATCGGTCACAATCCATTATAAAAATGTGCAGCAGTTTGCTGAACCTCATCTTTGGGTGTGGTACACAGGGTCAAATAGTCCTGATCAGTTTGCTCCAACAGGAATGGACAGTTTTGGCCATATCTTCACGGCTGATGTCAAACGTCCCACCTTCTTCTTTAAATTTAAAGATGGTGTCGGTACGGAAGGGCCCTGGGAGAGTGACTCATTGAGTCGCTCATTTCGACAGCTCGAAGGAGAGCCTACTGTAACCACTTTCATAACAGAGGTCTGGTGCAGAGGGGATAAAGCCTTTGTCTATCCGGTACTTCCGCGCGAAGCTGAGTCGATTCCGGCTTCCAGCTTTTTAGCTACTGTTAAGCCCAAACCGGGCATTGCTTTTTCAGATACGGGCGGAAAGTCAGGGTTAGGAGCCACACTGCTCGTTGGAGAGGGAACCCTTTTTGGCTTTTATCATCCGAATGCAGCTCGGGTCTATGTCATGGGGAGTTTCAATGAGTGGCAACGGCCTGGTCATGATAACCCGGATCCGAATAAATTTTGTGAGTTGCGACTTTATGAAGGCTACTTTGGGACACCGAATCTGTGGTTAGGCGTAATCCCGGAGGCCAAAGCGGGTGATGAATACAAATTCTGCGTTCAGGGAGGAGTTGCCAGCGATGAGAAGGGCCGCTTTCAGCAATACTTTTCGGATCCATATACGCGTCAGTTAGGGCCTAACTTTAGTACTAATAATAGTGTCATCGTAGACCCCACACAATTTGAGTGGACAGATGGTGATTGGGAAACACCTGACAAAGCCAACTTGATTATTTACGAATTGAGTGTATTCGGTTTTACTGAGGGAGATCCGGGCATTAACCAGCCGGGTAAATTTGCCGGAATTACGGAGCGGATTGAGGGCGGTTACTTTAATGACTTAGGCATTACGGCTCTTTCGCTAATGCCTTTGGCTGAATTCCCCACACCTCAGGGCGACCGAACACTGGGGTATAACTCTTCCCTGTTTTGCGCCGTTGAGCGAGACTTTGGTTCGCCAGATGACCTCAGGACGCTGGTTAATTCGGCTCATTCCCGTGGCCTTGCCATAATCCTTGATCAGGTGTTCAATCATACCGATAATGCGTTTAACCCATTATGGCGGATGATCCTGGAACACCCAAATGAGGAATTTGATCATGATGAGGGGGGGCTTTATTTTAACGGAAGTACACGCTGGGGAAATCGGATAGCCACCGAAAAGCTGGATGTGCAAAATTTGTTAATCGATACCTGCAAACTACTCCTAAAAGAGTATCATGTAGACGGTTTTCGATTCGATGCGACAAATACTCAGTATATGGATCATGGATTCTTGTATCGATTAGCCCCCGAATTAACAGCCATCAAACCATCAGTGATTCTGGTCGTGGAAAATCTGCCCAACCAGAGTGATTTAAACCGGTCTGGTTTTGACGGTTTTATGCAATGGGCTGATCCCTTTCACGATAAGCTAAAGGCGCTTCTTCGCGAAGGGACATTTGACAACTCAAATTTTTATAATACCGACAAGCTTGCCGACATCTTTTTCTTCTGTAAATCCCTGTATGCGACCCACACCAATAATGTGATCAATTACGTCGAAAGCCATGATGAAACCAGTGTGGCTTATGAAGTGAGCACAAATCCTCTCTTAAATAATTCAGCTACCAAAGACCGAAAAGGGCGGTTAGGCTTATTTGCCACTATGGTCGCTTTAGGGCAGCCCATGCTCTACATGGGTGGTGAATTTAACGTGGAGCGTGACCGCAATATTGTGAGCTTTAGCTGGCCGGCCGACGGCCCAGATAGCAATGGCTTTTTCCGCTGGGCAAGACGGCTGATTCGATTGAGAAGACGTTATCCTTCCCTTAAATTAACTGGTGATCGGTTAACCGCAGATGGGCGATTTGGCTGGATTTTAGGGCCTTGGCTGGATAATCGTCATGGACAGAACAAACGCTTATTGGGTTGGCGGCTTCAGCCCAACTCGTCGGCCCATGAGCGCATGGTTATCCTGCTCAATTTTGAGAATCACTCGGTTAATGTTGATATTGAGCTTGGGCGGGCGGGCCGTTGGGTCAAGCTAGCTGATCTGGACACCGTCAATGATATTTCGCCCGAGGGTACAAATTCTAGTCATGAGTCGAGCACCCTACAAAGTAACGATGGTCGTTTTCTCAATTTTAGTTTGCCTAGTTCCAGCGGCTTTATTTATAAGTGGGAGCCCTAA
- a CDS encoding PKD domain-containing protein: MENSNASAWDFGDGQSPTEKEPVNDYKKRKKYKVTLTAKGPGGENNFSYEISVDNLPA, translated from the coding sequence ATAGAAAATAGTAATGCCTCTGCTTGGGATTTTGGCGACGGGCAATCTCCAACTGAAAAAGAACCAGTGAACGATTATAAAAAGAGAAAGAAGTATAAAGTTACCTTAACTGCTAAAGGGCCCGGCGGTGAGAATAATTTTTCTTATGAAATTAGTGTAGATAATTTGCCCGCCTGA
- a CDS encoding TonB-dependent siderophore receptor yields the protein MDYRNSYTGDGLTQDSRSANIFGQINYKISDSFTSSTNLTSSHSYSEGFGPYFYLIPDAVVTENAADAGKANYLVRADQSTANSKNDVFEVQQNFNGDFLLGTLRNRIVLGLDFLRINANQNFFGSQYDVVPINVAGYDYSKFNGINMKALYASGPPQFTYPITGIRNTYSAFLSDVLNLTDRLSILAALRVDRFQNKGGTEGATVTGYEQTALSPKFGLVFQPLKDRLSLFANYQNSFTNRGVYNAYDVTARDSLTLRFAKLEQANQFEAGLKLDAFSGKLSTTISYYAIRVNNLLRTDPNPLAAAKFAQTQDGEQVSKGVEVDIIANPFSGFNVVAGFSYNDSKLEKADADVNGRRPTTASSPVLANLWLSYRLPDYLLKGLGFGFGGNYASDNKILNSISMGEFILPAYTVLNASAFYDRPKFRISAKVDNLTNQQYWIGYTTANPQKLRSLVGSISYKF from the coding sequence GTGGATTACCGGAACTCCTATACCGGCGATGGGCTAACTCAGGATTCCCGAAGCGCAAATATTTTTGGACAGATCAACTATAAAATCTCCGATAGCTTTACTTCGTCAACGAATCTGACCTCCAGTCATAGCTATTCAGAGGGATTCGGCCCTTACTTTTATCTGATCCCGGATGCCGTAGTAACGGAGAATGCCGCCGATGCGGGTAAGGCCAACTACCTGGTCCGGGCTGATCAATCGACGGCCAATAGTAAAAACGATGTTTTTGAGGTTCAACAAAACTTCAATGGTGACTTTCTCCTGGGTACATTACGAAATCGTATTGTGTTAGGGCTGGATTTTCTGCGTATCAATGCCAATCAGAACTTCTTTGGCAGCCAGTACGATGTGGTTCCTATAAACGTCGCTGGGTATGATTACAGTAAATTCAACGGTATAAACATGAAGGCACTGTACGCAAGTGGCCCTCCACAATTTACCTATCCGATAACGGGCATACGGAACACGTACAGTGCTTTCCTCTCGGATGTGCTTAACCTTACCGACCGGTTAAGCATACTGGCTGCACTACGCGTTGATCGCTTTCAAAACAAAGGTGGAACAGAAGGAGCAACCGTAACGGGCTATGAGCAAACGGCACTCTCGCCAAAGTTTGGTCTGGTATTTCAACCCCTTAAAGACCGGCTTTCGTTGTTTGCCAATTACCAAAACAGCTTTACGAACCGGGGTGTTTACAATGCATACGACGTAACGGCCCGCGATAGCCTTACCCTGCGATTTGCCAAGCTCGAACAGGCCAATCAGTTTGAAGCCGGTCTGAAGCTGGATGCCTTTTCGGGGAAGCTGAGCACTACTATCAGTTACTATGCCATTCGGGTGAATAACCTATTGCGCACAGATCCTAATCCATTAGCAGCTGCCAAATTTGCGCAGACACAGGATGGCGAGCAAGTGAGTAAAGGCGTTGAAGTGGATATTATTGCCAACCCCTTCAGCGGCTTTAATGTGGTGGCTGGTTTCAGCTACAACGATTCAAAGCTGGAAAAAGCGGATGCCGATGTGAATGGTCGCCGGCCTACTACAGCTTCGTCGCCCGTGCTGGCCAACCTCTGGCTGAGTTATCGCTTACCCGATTACCTGTTGAAAGGGCTGGGCTTTGGTTTCGGTGGCAATTATGCCAGCGACAACAAAATCCTCAACAGTATCAGCATGGGCGAATTTATACTACCCGCCTATACGGTATTGAATGCCTCCGCCTTTTACGACCGGCCGAAATTCCGGATTTCAGCTAAGGTCGATAACCTTACCAATCAACAGTACTGGATTGGGTATACGACAGCCAATCCGCAGAAATTGAGAAGTTTGGTTGGTAGTATCAGCTATAAATTTTAG
- a CDS encoding carboxypeptidase-like regulatory domain-containing protein, producing the protein MKYIRLITLLFLSALSTISLSQQLGSIRGKVISADGDPAEYVTISLKNRSQGAITNAKGDYIINRVKPGSYTVLASAIGLKTSEKQVTVIGDEAVTLDFALAESTAQLQEVIVSTGRINKFSRTSSEYVSKMPLKNLENPQVYNTIGKELLTEQLVFSVDDAMRNAPGVQKMWEATGRGGDGGSFYSSRGFIVQSQLRNGLAGNVTTTIDAANLEKLEVVKGPSATLFGSSLTSYGGLINRVTKKPYERFGGEVSYSAGSYGLQRVSADVNTPVNPAKTLLF; encoded by the coding sequence ATGAAGTACATACGATTAATTACATTGCTTTTTCTTTCAGCTTTATCTACTATTTCGCTGTCGCAGCAACTTGGGAGTATCCGAGGGAAAGTAATATCTGCCGACGGCGATCCCGCCGAATATGTAACGATCAGTTTGAAAAACCGTAGTCAGGGAGCCATTACCAACGCGAAGGGCGACTACATCATCAACCGGGTGAAACCCGGCTCCTATACGGTTCTGGCTTCGGCTATTGGCCTAAAAACCAGTGAAAAACAAGTGACCGTCATCGGAGACGAAGCCGTGACGCTTGATTTCGCTTTAGCCGAGAGCACTGCCCAGTTGCAGGAGGTCATTGTGAGTACCGGACGAATTAACAAATTTTCCAGAACCTCCAGTGAGTACGTCTCCAAAATGCCGCTTAAGAATCTGGAAAACCCGCAGGTGTACAATACCATTGGCAAAGAGTTACTGACCGAACAACTGGTTTTTTCGGTCGATGATGCCATGCGTAATGCGCCGGGCGTTCAGAAGATGTGGGAAGCAACCGGTCGCGGTGGTGATGGCGGTAGCTTTTATAGCTCACGTGGGTTTATTGTGCAGAGCCAGCTTCGAAACGGCCTGGCGGGCAATGTTACCACGACAATCGACGCGGCCAATCTGGAGAAACTGGAAGTGGTCAAAGGGCCATCGGCAACGCTGTTTGGCAGTAGCTTGACTTCTTACGGGGGCTTAATTAACCGGGTAACGAAGAAGCCCTACGAGCGCTTTGGTGGTGAGGTAAGCTATTCGGCGGGTAGCTATGGGCTCCAGCGGGTGAGTGCCGACGTCAATACACCCGTCAATCCGGCAAAAACGCTTCTATTCTGA
- a CDS encoding PepSY-associated TM helix domain-containing protein, whose amino-acid sequence MSTTKQVLAWFHIHKWTSLICTAFLLMLCLTGLPLIFHEEIDELEGKPHLAPHLSAGTPKLPLEQLAQIIRQRFPKKVIRYTYWDEHEPNTMTFTLSDSLTAPADNYQLVILDERTGKVLEEPNLQEGFMYVMLQLHVDMFMGIGGKLFLGLMGILFVVAILSGLMLYSPIMRRFNFGMVRTEKSTRLKWLDLHNLLGVVTVVWATVVGLTGVINTLSEVVLALWQQGQLAQMVAPYKDARPLTGKLSPLDQAMKVASGAAPDMNPSFVAFPGTPYSSQHHYAVFMRGDTPLTERLLKPALIDAKTGKLTDMRSMPWYVNALFVSEPLHFGDYGGLPLKIIWALFDIITIVVLISGLYLWFARHKATRAQIVRTGKTKGDKTSQQVEEAEILTLSLREEEQHD is encoded by the coding sequence ATGAGCACCACAAAACAAGTGTTGGCCTGGTTTCACATTCATAAATGGACCAGCCTGATCTGTACGGCTTTCCTGCTGATGCTGTGTCTGACGGGCTTACCCTTAATCTTCCATGAAGAAATTGATGAGTTGGAAGGAAAGCCCCATCTAGCTCCTCACCTATCGGCTGGAACCCCAAAACTGCCGCTGGAACAACTGGCTCAGATCATCCGCCAACGATTTCCGAAAAAAGTAATCCGCTATACCTACTGGGACGAGCATGAACCTAACACGATGACGTTCACACTATCGGATTCGCTGACGGCCCCGGCAGATAACTATCAACTCGTCATTCTCGACGAACGGACAGGAAAGGTGCTCGAAGAACCGAATCTTCAGGAAGGTTTTATGTACGTGATGCTTCAGCTCCACGTGGACATGTTCATGGGCATTGGGGGGAAGTTATTTCTGGGGCTGATGGGCATACTGTTCGTCGTTGCAATCCTTTCCGGGCTAATGTTATACAGCCCGATTATGCGTCGGTTTAATTTTGGTATGGTCCGCACCGAGAAGTCAACCCGGCTCAAATGGCTCGACCTGCACAACCTGCTGGGGGTAGTCACCGTCGTCTGGGCGACGGTGGTCGGGCTAACGGGTGTTATCAATACTCTGTCTGAAGTGGTATTGGCACTCTGGCAGCAGGGGCAACTGGCTCAGATGGTAGCCCCTTACAAGGATGCCCGTCCGCTAACGGGAAAACTTAGCCCGCTTGATCAGGCCATGAAAGTGGCCAGTGGAGCTGCTCCCGACATGAATCCATCGTTTGTTGCCTTTCCAGGTACGCCGTATTCCAGCCAGCACCACTATGCCGTTTTCATGCGTGGCGATACACCCTTAACGGAGCGGCTATTAAAACCTGCTCTTATTGACGCCAAAACCGGGAAATTAACCGATATGCGTTCTATGCCCTGGTACGTAAATGCTTTATTCGTGTCGGAACCGTTGCATTTTGGCGACTATGGCGGGTTGCCCCTGAAAATCATCTGGGCATTATTTGACATCATTACCATTGTTGTCCTCATTAGTGGCCTATACTTATGGTTTGCCCGGCATAAAGCCACCAGAGCGCAGATTGTCCGAACAGGTAAAACAAAGGGAGACAAAACCAGCCAACAAGTTGAAGAGGCCGAAATATTAACGCTTAGCCTACGGGAAGAGGAACAACATGACTAA